TGGTCATACTGGTCCTGTCGGACGAACGGCAGTACCTGAATGGTCAGGCCATCGCGCACATGCACGGCACCGGCCGTCAGGTCGTTCACGCCGAGCCAGCGTTCGACATCCCCCAGGATCCGTCCCTCCGGCACCAAAAGATGTGTAGGCACCGAATCGCTCGACAGCGCATCCAGCCAGCTGGCAAGTCCCGCATTTTCGTAGGCAAACAGCGAAATAAGCTGTGAGCCCGGGGCACGATCAACCCCCAGGCCTTGCAGGAAAGTGCGCTGGGCCTCGGGATCCTGCTGAAACGTCTGACGCCTTTCGAGCAACCCACTTTCACGCAGCAATCCGCCGGTGCCCTCTCGGAAGCCCGGAAAAAAGAAGATTTTCTGCACGTGCCGGTACTTCACCGACGGCAAACCGTGGCAACCGATCACCCAGTCCTCGGCGCTCAAATAATCCAGATTCATCCACAGCGGCGGCTTCTGCCGCTCGGCCATGGCGTCCATGTAGGCGCCCGGCAACTGGCAGGCAAACGCGGCGATCACCACATCCGCCGCTTCAACAGGCTGCCATTCGGCGCCCCAGTGACGCACCTCGACACCCTGCTGCCATTGCTGACCGAGTTGGATATCAATCTCCGGGCACATGCGTTCGAAAGCGCGCAAATCATCAACCCACAAGCGCACGGCCACGTCATGCTCGGCAACCAGCTGCCGCGCCAACCGCCAGGTCACGCCGATGTCACCGAAGTTATCGACCACGGTGCAAAAAATATCCCAGCGGGTTTTCAATTGAGACATTCCAGGCTCCCGTTGGCAAAGGCAGCGATTGTCCGCATAAATTCCCCCCTACAGAAGAGCCGACGACGATTAATCTTTCTGCGACAATCGCATTTGCCCGCGACCCACCGCCAGGAGGCAGCCATGCCCTACCGTCCCAACCCGCGCCTCCCGTTGCCGATCCAGCTCAACGCCGCAAAACTGACCGGCAGCATCGCCCTCGGCATGTGGCTGGGGTTCCTTGCGATCGCACTGACCTGCTGGCTCGCCTCGCGCTTTCTGTTAAACGAGCAATTGGCGCCGGTGGCCCAGGCGATGCAGCAACTGGCCAACCCGCCGGTGGTGCAGCAGGTGCCTGACATTCCTCCCCAGAGCCCGCTGTTCCAACAGTACGAAGAGAACCTGCGCAAAAGCGAACAGGCGCAACGGCTCGATCAGGCCCGTAGCAATAACCGTAATCTGTCCAATGCCAAATGCCAGTTCTGGCTGCAACAGGACCAGACGGCACCCAGCGAGAAAAGCCGTACCAATGTCCTGCAATTCTGCGATTGATCATGAATAAGCATACCGTCCACCAATTGATTCTCGACAAGCTGCGCATCGATCTCGACATTGCCGAACGCGCAGCGCTGACCGCCTATGAAACGGCGACTCACGAAGAAAACATCGCCGAAAACAAGTACGACACCCTGGGACTGGAGGCGTCCTATCTGGCCGCCGGCCAAGCCAGACGAGTGGAGGAAATTCGGCAGTCCCTGGCGCTTTGCCAGAACCTGATCCTGCGCCCCTATGATGACCGGCGGGGAATCGAGGTCGGTGCGCTACTGGGCCTGGAGGACGAACAGGGTCGCGAGCAGTGGCTGTTTCTTGCACCGGACGCGGCGGGCCTGAAGGTGGAGCTGGTGGGGCAACCCATTACCGTCATCACCCCGCGCTCACCACTGGGCAAAGGCCTGCTGGGCAAGTTCGAAGGCGATGAGGTGGAGATTCTGGTGGCGGGCACTCGGCAACAGTTTGCTGTCACCGAGGTCGTCTAGGAAAGATTAATGGACGGGCAGTTCGACACCGTCGAACAGCTCTTCCAGCTCCTGCTTGTTGTGGCACTGGATGGCCTTGGCCATCACGTCGCGCGTCAGGTGCGGCGCGAACTTCTCGATGAAGTCGCACATGAAGCCACGCAGGAAGGTGCCGCGACGGAAACCGATCTTGGTGATGCTCGACTCGAACAATTCGCTGGCATCGAGCACGACCAGGTCGCTATCGAGTTTGGTATCCACCGCCATTTTCGCCACGATGCCCACGCCCAACCCGAGGCGAACGTAAGTCTTGATCACGTCGGCGTCGGCGGCGGTGAACACGACCTTTGGCGTCAAGCCACGATGGCTGAAGGCTTCGTCGAGTTTCGAACGGCCGGTGAAGCCGAACACATAAGTCACGATCGGGTATTCGGCCAGCGCTTCGAGGGTCAGCTTCGACAGCTTGGTCAGCGGGTGGCCCTGAGGGACTACGACGCAACGGTTCCAGCGATAGCAGGGCATCATCACCAGATCGCCAAACAGCTCCAGCGCTTCAGTGGCGATGGCGAAATCCACGGTGCCATCAGCGGCCATTTCGGCGATTTGCATCGGCGACCCCTGGTGCATGTGCAGGGCAACGTCCGGGTACTGCTTGATGAAATTGCTGATCACCGGTGGCAGCGCATAGCGCGCCTGGGTGTGAGTGGTGGCGATCGACAGGGTGCCTTTCTTCTCGTTGGAGAATTCCTGGGCGATCTGCTTGATGCTTTCGACCTTGCGCAGGATTTCGCCGGCGGTAGTGATGATGCGCTCGCCTGCCGGGGTGACACGGGTCAGATGCTTGCCGCTGCGGGCGAAGACTTCGACGCCCAGTTCGTCTTCCAGCAGGCGGATCTGTTTGCTGATGCCCGGTTGCGAGGTGTAAAGGCTTTGGGCTGTAGCGGAGACGTTGAGGTCGTGGTGCGCCACTTCCCAGATGTAGCGCAATTGTTGAAGCTTCATATGTATCCCTCAAAGCAGATAGACGCCACGGGCATCAGCGACGGTATATAACTATATGAATGGTTTGAAGAATAAATCTAGAACTTTTTATCAGAATGCCACTATTCGTGTTCTAGCGATCCCCCTGGCGACGACGTTGCATCAGAGGCACCAGGTAAACCGGCACCTTTGACAGTTGCAACACACGCGCTGCGGTCCGGCCCAAGGGCGTTTCCGCACCAGCACCATGGCTATGGCTACCTACGATCAGCAAATCCACGGAGAGTTTCTGCGCCTGGTCCAGAATCACTTGCGCCGGATCGCCCTGCAGCACCCGTACCGCCTGAATTCTCTCCAGGTCATGCTCGCCCTCCTCTCCCAATTCCTCCCGAAAACTGTCCAGCACGCGCTGTTCGATATTAGCGATTACCGTATTCAGACCCTGGCTGTGAAATTCGTTCAGCGCCTGCTCATCCAGATAGCTCTGCAGTACCGATTCGGCAAACAGCCCCATGGGTTCAACCGCATGCACCACGTACAGGTTGGCATTGAAGGTCCGCGCCAGTTCTAGGGCGTGTTGCATCACCACGGGGGCGTACAGGCCGAGGTCAGTGGCATAGAGCATCGAGCGAATCATATGACCTCCTCGAATGCCAACATGGCGGAGATTGATTCAGCTTAGCAGTGCCTTGGCGAGTGCGACGTTTGGCGCAACACGTTGATCGGCGGGCTTAAACCTTTTGCTCGTTGCTTATGCCATGGGGTACATGACCGGTGGCGACGACCTCCCGGGCCAACTCGCAATGACCAGCCTGGTCATCGAAAAACACGTCGGCGGCGAAGGCTTCGAGAAAGGCCGACTTGGTCAGGCCGCCGAGAAACAGCGACTCATCCAGGCGGATATCCCACTCGCGTAACGTGCGGATCACCCGCTCGTGGGCAGGAGCCGAGCGGGCAGTGACCAATGCCGTGCGGATCGGGCAAGCGCCATCGGGAAACTCGCGCTGCAACAGATTGAGGGCCGCGAGGAAACCCTTGAAAGGACCGCCGCGCAGCGGTTCGCGGGCGGCTTCGCGCTCCTTGGCCTGGAAGGCTTCCAGACCACCAGCCTGATACACGCGCTCGGATTCATCGGAAAACAGCACTGCGTCGCCGTCGAAAGCGATGCGCAATTCATCGCTCGCGGCCCGGCTGGCGCCCCCTGACAGGATGGTCGCCGCGGCAAAGCCGGCGTCCAGCGCGCTGCGCACGTCTTCGGCATGGGTCGACAGGAACAGATCGCAGCCGAAGGCCTTGAGATAGGGATAAGGACTGCGCCCACCGACGAATGCTGCACGGGAAATGGCCAGTCCATAGTGATCGATCGAATTGAACACCCGCAGGCCGGTGTCGGCACTGTTGCGCGACACCAGGATTACCTCGACCCGGGCGCGACCGAGGTGAGCATTGAGGTTGAGGAGCTTCTGCACCAGAGGGAAGGCATCGCCGGGCTCGAGAATTTCATCTTCGTGTTCAATCTGATATTGCCGGTAGGCCTCGACGCCACTCGACAGATAAACCTTGTGGCTTTCACTCAAATCGAACAGTGCCCGCGAGGAAATCGCCAGCACCAGTTTGTCGTCGATCGTCTTCGCCATGCACTTCCCCCTCGGATGGATCGACTCAGCGGTTGCGTCGATCGATAAAACCCAGACTGCGATACAACGCCTCGATTCTCGGCAGTTCGCAACCCGCGGCCTTTGCCGCCGCCAGTGGCCGCGCATAAATGGCGTCCAACTCCAGCGGTCGCTTGTGCAGATGATCGTGGTACATGCTCGGCCAATAGTCGGGCATTTTCTCGGTCATCATGAACAAATGCTCGGCATAACCGGCCGGCACCTCGTGGCCGCAGGCTATGGCCCCCTGAACCACTTCGGCCATCAGCGCCTTGATCAGCTCGCGGCTGTCGGTGTCCGCCATCAACGGCGTGGTGCTCGCCCCCAGCAACACCGACAGACCGTTGTACGGAATATTCCAGACCAGTTTCAGCCAGCGCGCCTGGTGCAGGTTCGCCATGACCTGTGAATCGATGCCGGCACGGCGAAACAGTTCGACGCCCTCCTCGACAATCGCGGTGCGCTGCGCACCGTCGGTGGCCGGACCGCTGTGGTAGCCGACATGCACCGCGCCCAGCGCCTGGTGGGTGATGACTCCAGGTGCTTCGCGATGGACACAGATATAGCAGAGGCCGCCCAGCACATGCAGTGAATCGGGCAACAACTCACGCAGGCTGTCTTCGACGTCAAGACCGTTTTGCAACAACAGTACCTTGGCATTCGGCGCCGCGGCCTGAAGGATGACCGGTGCCAGGTCTGTGTTACTGGAGGTTTTTGCCCCCACCAGCAGCCAGTCGCAGGGCGGCATGTCTTCGGCCGCCGAATAGGCCTGCACCGGATTCAATGACAGCGCACCGTGCGCCGCACTGTGCAATTGCAGCCCGTGTTCGGCCACCGCGGAAAACTCACTGCGCAACAGGAAATGCACATCGAACCCGGCGCGCGCCAGCATCAACCCGTAGAAACCACCGATTGCACCGGTCCCGATAATCCCGATTGTCGGTTTGGCAACTGCCCCCATCATGGCAACTCCTCTGCTGTTCGACTCAGTGCCTGACGGATCGCCCGATTGAGTTCGGTCGCGGTCAGGCGCGAATGCAATGCTCCAAAGAACTCACCGTCGCCTACCAAAAAGAGCGCCGGCAAATGAAAGACCTGATATCGCTCGACCACCCCGCCGTTGTTCCCGGCATCTATCCAGCACAGTCGATCGACCGCCAGATCGAGTGCCGGCAATTGCTCGCGGGCAAATCGGCAACTTGAACAGCCGACACTGGTGAATATCACCAGCGAGGTGCCGTTCATCGTCAGGAGCCGCTGGTCGGCGTCAAAATCGGTCAGTTCCGATTCGACCACTATACTGGGGGAAATAATGTCAGATGGCCGACACATGGAGTCCGTGTTCATGGGACGTTTTATTCCTCATCCTGACGATGTACCCGTGGAATTGACGCTACTCAAGCCCGAATGCATTTCACGGCAACAGCTGCACACTATCAGCCTCGGGGGCGTGGCTTGCAATTATCACCGTGCCTGGCGCCACGGTACGGCCCTGGAGGTGCGCATGCCGACCCTGAACCCCGACATGCGCTTTCTCGGCTATGTGGCCTGGTGCCTGCGCCGCAAGCACGGCTATCTGGTAGGCATTGCCTTCGTCGACGAGCAGACCCTTTTCAGTGCCCGTATGGGCGAACAGGTGTGCCGGATAGAGCGTTACTGCCGCCAGCACGACGTCCACGATGACTTGCAGGAAGTCCAGGCGCGGGCGCTGGAATGGGTCCAGCAACATGCCGACGAGTTTTCCCACGAAACCGTACGCAAAGCGTTTGCACAACCGGTGCTGGAATAGGCATTGATGCCGGTTTGCCTGCCAAAGGGCGAAAACTCAGGGTCAAAGCCGCCTGAACCGGCGTCTGCCCATTGTCGAGCCACGGTGTAACGCGCTAAGGTTCGGCTCCCCGACGCGCTTAATTTGCTGTGCTCCGCCGCGCGGGTTCGCTGGCGGCCTGCACCCGTGACCTGACGAGTAAACGATGGCTGATTTACCGATCAACGACCTTAACGTCTCTTCCAACGAGACGCTGATCACCCCCGATCAGCTCAAGCGTGACATCCCTCTGAGCGACGCCGCGCTGCGCACCGTCACCAAGGGCCGCGAAGTCATTCGCAACATTCTTGATGGCACCGACCACCGCCTGTTCGTCGTCATCGGGCCTTGCTCGATCCACGACATCAAGGCCGCCCACGAGTACGCCGAGCGCCTGAAGGTCCTCGCCGCCGAAGTGTCCGATACCCTGTATCTGGTGATGCGCGTGTATTTCGAGAAGCCGCGCACCACCGTCGGCTGGAAAGGCTTGATCAACGACCCGTATCTGGACGACTCGTTCAAGATCCAGGATGGCCTGCACATCGGTCGCAAGCTGCTGCTAGACCTGGCCGAAATGGGCCTGCCAACCGCCACCGAAGCCCTCGACCCGATCTCCCCGCAGTATCTGCAGGACCTGATCAGCTGGTCGGCCATCGGCGCGCGTACCACCGAATCCCAGACTCACCGTGAAATGGCTTCCGGCCTGTCCTCCGCAGTCGGCTTCAAGAACGGCACCGACGGTGGCCTGACCGTGGCGATCAACGCCCTGCAATCGGTCTCCAGCCCTCACCGCTTCCTGGGCATCAACCAGGAAGGTGGCGTATCGATCGTGACCACCAAGGGCAACGCCTACGGTCACGTCGTGCTGCGCGGCGGCAACGGCAAGCCGAACTATGACTCGGTCAGCGTCGCGCTGTGCGAGCAGGCACTGAACAAGGCGAAGATCAAGCCGAACATCATGGTCGACTGCAGCCACGCCAACTCGAACAAGGATCCGGCCCTGCAGCCGCTGGTGATGGAGAACGTCGCCAACCAGATCCTCGAAGGCAACCAGTCGATCATCGGCCTGATGGTCGAGAGCCACCTGAACTGGGGTTGCCAGGCCATTCCAAAAGACCTCGCCGACTTGCAGTACGGCGTGTCGATCACCGATGCCTGCATCGACTGGACGGCCACCGAGAACACCTTGCGCAGCATGCATGCCAAGCTCAAGGATGTCCTGCCCAAGCGCGACCGCACCTGATCGTCGCCAAGGCAAAAAACGCAGACAAAAAAACGCCGGGCAAGCCCGGCGTTTTTTTATGTGTTCGTTTTGCTGAAGGTCACTGGCTCAGCTTGGCCGCATGCCGCTGGTGGCGCTCCATGTAGCGCTCGACATAGGAGCACGAGGGAATGACGGTGTAGCCCATTTCCTCGGCGTACTCCAGCGCCTTCTCGGTCAGTGCTGCTGCGATGCCGCGACCGCGCAATGCGTTGGGCACGAAGGTGCGGTAGATATCCAGGGTCTGTTTCCCCAGATCCATATAAGTCAGGTAGGCACGATGACCGTCCACATTGGTCTCGAACTGATGACCAGCCTGGTCATGGTGGATGGACAACGCCTCGCTCATCACTACTCCTCGCGGGTCTTTAATTGCGACCCCTACCTTACCGATGTTTTCCCGGCGAAGGAACAACTACGCCACCCCGTGCCTCAATGGACACCGAGAAGAGCTACACCGATCTCGCGCAACCGAGCACGTACAAATAGTAGGCACCATTGGCGAAAATGCTCAAGGTGCGCTCGTCATCAGCCGGGTTGGCGGGTGCTGCTCCGGGTTACGCAGGAACGGCTCGACCGAATGTCACACAAGGTCGACAGCCTGATCATTGCCGGATGTTGAGACTTAAGACGTGCCCCCGTGTTTAAAGTCACCAGAACATGGAGAAAGATATGAGAGGCATCGCGCAAAATCCGAACGAAAGTGTAGACGAAACCATCTAGACACACTTTAGTAAAGACTGGAAAAAACAGCTGTTTAGGCGCGGAACTTTTCCTCGCCGGCTCGCTCATCTCGGGGCTCACAGCTGAATATTTTTTAAACAGCGCAGTTAAAAGTTGCTCGAAAAAGAATCAACGCCTACAATTTTTTTGGCTTCCTGCTTTATGTCAGTTTACTTACGACAAGTAATGGGTAGTATGTACGCCGGCTATTTCCTCAATCGGAGGAGAAAGCCACTTAATAGAAAGTCCTTGAAGGGGAACACGATGAACAACGTTCTGAAATTCTCTGCTCTGGCTCTGGCCGCAGTTCTGGCTACCGGTTGCAGCAGCGCATCGAAAGAAACCGAAGCACGTCTGACCGCTACTGAAGACGCAGCAGCTCGCGCCCAAGCTCGTGCAGACGAAGCTTACCGCAAAGCTGACGAAGCTCTGGCTGCTGCTCAAAAAGCACAGCAAACTGCTGACGAAGCTAACGAGCGTGCTCTGCGCATGCTGGAAAAAGCTAGCCGCAAGTAATAATAGTCCTTCGGGATTGTTATCAAGCCGACCCATTCTTGGGTCGGCTTTTTTATTGCCCGTGGTTTCCTGCAGGCATAAAAAAACCCGCCGACGCGGCAAGCATCGGCGGGTTCTTTTCAAGCGTTACTGCAGCGGATCCAGCGGTGCACTGCTCACCATAGGAGCGGTGGTGTTCGGTACCGCGATTTCCACCGGCAAACCATCTTCAGCGGCGACCACGTCACGCACTACATCCCAGTTCATGCGCAGGTTGTTGGTGATGTCCTCACGCTTGAGCATGGCGTTGATCACCGAGGTGTGCTTGTCGACCACCGACGGGTTGCCCTTGTCGTCCAGTGGCGTGTGCGCTTCCAGATAAACCTTGCCGCCACTCACACCAAACTTGTACGGATCGTTGATGATGCGCACCGAAGTGCCCACCGGCACCATGCCGGCCATTTCCAGCACGTTGTTGTTGAACATGCGGAAGCAACCGTGGCTGGTGCGCATGCCGATGCCGAACTTCTTGTTCGAACCATGAATCAGGTAGCCCGGAGTACCCAGGGTGAACTTGAACGGCCCCAGGGGGTTATCCGGACCTGCCGGCACTACGTTGGGCAGCGGGTCGCCATCGGCGGCGTGCTCGGCCTTGATCGACGCCGGAGGCGTCCAGGTCGGGTTCGGTGTCTTGGCAGTGATCGTGGTGTGGGCAATCGGCGAGCCCCAGCCTTCACGCCCGATACCCAGCGGGAAGGTGTACACCACGTTCTTGCCTTTCGGGTAATAGTAAAGGCGGTATTCAGCCAGGTTGATGACGATGCCTTCACGAGGGCCTGGCGGCAGGATGAAACGGGTCGGCAGCACGATTTCGGTGCCGGCGCCCGGCAACCAGGCATCAACGCCCGGGTTGGCCGCGACCATTTCCGAGTAGCCCAGATCGTAGGTGGTGCCCAGGTCGGCGAAGGTATCTTCGTACTTGGCCTTGATCACCTGTACCTGACCGATGATGTCCTCACCGGGCGGTGGCAGGGGAAACT
This genomic interval from Pseudomonas putida contains the following:
- the cysB gene encoding HTH-type transcriptional regulator CysB produces the protein MKLQQLRYIWEVAHHDLNVSATAQSLYTSQPGISKQIRLLEDELGVEVFARSGKHLTRVTPAGERIITTAGEILRKVESIKQIAQEFSNEKKGTLSIATTHTQARYALPPVISNFIKQYPDVALHMHQGSPMQIAEMAADGTVDFAIATEALELFGDLVMMPCYRWNRCVVVPQGHPLTKLSKLTLEALAEYPIVTYVFGFTGRSKLDEAFSHRGLTPKVVFTAADADVIKTYVRLGLGVGIVAKMAVDTKLDSDLVVLDASELFESSITKIGFRRGTFLRGFMCDFIEKFAPHLTRDVMAKAIQCHNKQELEELFDGVELPVH
- a CDS encoding L,D-transpeptidase family protein; this translates as MLPRFPAVTRCLSLAALCVAGPVAALEFPLPPPGEDIIGQVQVIKAKYEDTFADLGTTYDLGYSEMVAANPGVDAWLPGAGTEIVLPTRFILPPGPREGIVINLAEYRLYYYPKGKNVVYTFPLGIGREGWGSPIAHTTITAKTPNPTWTPPASIKAEHAADGDPLPNVVPAGPDNPLGPFKFTLGTPGYLIHGSNKKFGIGMRTSHGCFRMFNNNVLEMAGMVPVGTSVRIINDPYKFGVSGGKVYLEAHTPLDDKGNPSVVDKHTSVINAMLKREDITNNLRMNWDVVRDVVAAEDGLPVEIAVPNTTAPMVSSAPLDPLQ
- a CDS encoding 3-deoxy-7-phosphoheptulonate synthase: MADLPINDLNVSSNETLITPDQLKRDIPLSDAALRTVTKGREVIRNILDGTDHRLFVVIGPCSIHDIKAAHEYAERLKVLAAEVSDTLYLVMRVYFEKPRTTVGWKGLINDPYLDDSFKIQDGLHIGRKLLLDLAEMGLPTATEALDPISPQYLQDLISWSAIGARTTESQTHREMASGLSSAVGFKNGTDGGLTVAINALQSVSSPHRFLGINQEGGVSIVTTKGNAYGHVVLRGGNGKPNYDSVSVALCEQALNKAKIKPNIMVDCSHANSNKDPALQPLVMENVANQILEGNQSIIGLMVESHLNWGCQAIPKDLADLQYGVSITDACIDWTATENTLRSMHAKLKDVLPKRDRT
- a CDS encoding thioredoxin family protein, encoding MNTDSMCRPSDIISPSIVVESELTDFDADQRLLTMNGTSLVIFTSVGCSSCRFAREQLPALDLAVDRLCWIDAGNNGGVVERYQVFHLPALFLVGDGEFFGALHSRLTATELNRAIRQALSRTAEELP
- a CDS encoding putative 2-dehydropantoate 2-reductase — translated: MMGAVAKPTIGIIGTGAIGGFYGLMLARAGFDVHFLLRSEFSAVAEHGLQLHSAAHGALSLNPVQAYSAAEDMPPCDWLLVGAKTSSNTDLAPVILQAAAPNAKVLLLQNGLDVEDSLRELLPDSLHVLGGLCYICVHREAPGVITHQALGAVHVGYHSGPATDGAQRTAIVEEGVELFRRAGIDSQVMANLHQARWLKLVWNIPYNGLSVLLGASTTPLMADTDSRELIKALMAEVVQGAIACGHEVPAGYAEHLFMMTEKMPDYWPSMYHDHLHKRPLELDAIYARPLAAAKAAGCELPRIEALYRSLGFIDRRNR
- the oprI gene encoding outer membrane lipoprotei OprI; translated protein: MNNVLKFSALALAAVLATGCSSASKETEARLTATEDAAARAQARADEAYRKADEALAAAQKAQQTADEANERALRMLEKASRK
- a CDS encoding GNAT family N-acetyltransferase; this encodes MSEALSIHHDQAGHQFETNVDGHRAYLTYMDLGKQTLDIYRTFVPNALRGRGIAAALTEKALEYAEEMGYTVIPSCSYVERYMERHQRHAAKLSQ
- the earP gene encoding elongation factor P maturation arginine rhamnosyltransferase EarP, translating into MSQLKTRWDIFCTVVDNFGDIGVTWRLARQLVAEHDVAVRLWVDDLRAFERMCPEIDIQLGQQWQQGVEVRHWGAEWQPVEAADVVIAAFACQLPGAYMDAMAERQKPPLWMNLDYLSAEDWVIGCHGLPSVKYRHVQKIFFFPGFREGTGGLLRESGLLERRQTFQQDPEAQRTFLQGLGVDRAPGSQLISLFAYENAGLASWLDALSSDSVPTHLLVPEGRILGDVERWLGVNDLTAGAVHVRDGLTIQVLPFVRQDQYDQLLWCCDFNAVRGEDSFVRAQWAGRPLLWHIYQQEEDVHLDKLEAFLTLYVKDLSAPAREAISGLWRAWNAGEKMTDHWHSTRKYWPELQKHAQAWCLEQASRTDLAAALVQFYVNWL
- a CDS encoding 5'-nucleotidase, whose protein sequence is MAKTIDDKLVLAISSRALFDLSESHKVYLSSGVEAYRQYQIEHEDEILEPGDAFPLVQKLLNLNAHLGRARVEVILVSRNSADTGLRVFNSIDHYGLAISRAAFVGGRSPYPYLKAFGCDLFLSTHAEDVRSALDAGFAAATILSGGASRAASDELRIAFDGDAVLFSDESERVYQAGGLEAFQAKEREAAREPLRGGPFKGFLAALNLLQREFPDGACPIRTALVTARSAPAHERVIRTLREWDIRLDESLFLGGLTKSAFLEAFAADVFFDDQAGHCELAREVVATGHVPHGISNEQKV
- a CDS encoding universal stress protein, producing MIRSMLYATDLGLYAPVVMQHALELARTFNANLYVVHAVEPMGLFAESVLQSYLDEQALNEFHSQGLNTVIANIEQRVLDSFREELGEEGEHDLERIQAVRVLQGDPAQVILDQAQKLSVDLLIVGSHSHGAGAETPLGRTAARVLQLSKVPVYLVPLMQRRRQGDR
- a CDS encoding GreA/GreB family elongation factor, producing MNKHTVHQLILDKLRIDLDIAERAALTAYETATHEENIAENKYDTLGLEASYLAAGQARRVEEIRQSLALCQNLILRPYDDRRGIEVGALLGLEDEQGREQWLFLAPDAAGLKVELVGQPITVITPRSPLGKGLLGKFEGDEVEILVAGTRQQFAVTEVV
- a CDS encoding PilZ domain-containing protein, which codes for MGRFIPHPDDVPVELTLLKPECISRQQLHTISLGGVACNYHRAWRHGTALEVRMPTLNPDMRFLGYVAWCLRRKHGYLVGIAFVDEQTLFSARMGEQVCRIERYCRQHDVHDDLQEVQARALEWVQQHADEFSHETVRKAFAQPVLE